In Methylococcus geothermalis, one genomic interval encodes:
- a CDS encoding phosphatase PAP2 family protein — protein sequence MKLIHAIHRCDVFMFIWFMNRKHLEFCARCSRWVSRTGDGYLYALLGLYWFASGDELNLALLKSALLAFAIERPLYFIVKNSLRRDRPAAAIRDYRSFIIPSDRFSFPSGHTSGAFLMATVIAAAYPACLPAWYGWAGAVGLSRIFLGVHFPTDVLVGLAMGTTVAFLSLGVFLT from the coding sequence ATGAAACTGATCCACGCCATCCACCGTTGCGACGTATTCATGTTCATCTGGTTCATGAATCGCAAGCACCTCGAGTTCTGTGCTCGGTGCAGCCGTTGGGTTTCGCGCACCGGCGACGGTTATCTCTATGCCTTGCTCGGCCTGTATTGGTTTGCCAGCGGCGACGAGCTGAATCTGGCGTTGCTGAAATCCGCGTTGCTGGCTTTTGCGATCGAGCGGCCGCTTTATTTCATCGTCAAGAACAGCTTGCGCCGCGACCGGCCCGCCGCGGCGATCCGGGATTACCGCAGCTTTATCATCCCGTCCGACCGGTTCAGCTTTCCTTCCGGCCACACCTCCGGCGCGTTCCTGATGGCGACGGTCATCGCAGCCGCGTATCCGGCCTGCTTGCCCGCATGGTACGGCTGGGCCGGTGCGGTGGGATTATCGCGCATTTTCCTGGGCGTCCACTTCCCCACCGACGTGCTCGTGGGTCTCGCCATGGGCACGACCGTCGCTTTCCTCAGTTTGGGAGTGTTTCTGACGTGA
- a CDS encoding MJ1255/VC2487 family glycosyltransferase has product MRIFYGVQATGNGHITRARVMAPALEAAGFEVTYLFTGRPWDHLFEMEVFGDYLWRKGLTFSTKAGRVSYLKTSVRNDLMRFIRDVRTLDLTHYDLIITDFEPVTAWAARMQKREVIGIGHQYAFGYPIPKTGDDILARTVLKYFAPASVGLGLHWHHFEQPILPPIIETPPEPETVLEHKVLVYLPFEDIREIVTLLEPLREYEFHVYSPAVSRDRPEHIHIKQLSRTGFQQDLRDCSSVICNAGFELASEALQMGKKLLVKPLRAQMEQLSNALGLEQTQLGAVMPELDRASVAHWLKNGHAVRVVYPDVASHIVGWLKAGDRHIDHAWVRSVWDEVRYDYGAAPQRRANAA; this is encoded by the coding sequence GTGAGAATCTTTTACGGCGTCCAGGCCACGGGCAACGGACACATCACGCGGGCGCGGGTCATGGCGCCCGCGCTCGAGGCGGCCGGGTTCGAGGTGACCTACCTGTTTACCGGCCGTCCCTGGGATCATTTGTTCGAAATGGAGGTTTTCGGCGACTACCTGTGGCGCAAGGGGCTGACGTTTTCGACCAAGGCCGGGCGGGTGTCCTATCTGAAGACCTCGGTTCGCAATGACCTCATGCGGTTCATCCGCGATGTCCGGACGCTGGACCTCACGCATTATGACCTGATCATCACCGACTTCGAGCCGGTCACGGCATGGGCCGCCAGGATGCAGAAGCGCGAAGTCATCGGCATCGGCCATCAGTACGCGTTCGGCTATCCCATCCCCAAGACCGGGGACGACATTCTCGCGCGCACCGTACTCAAATATTTCGCCCCTGCCAGCGTCGGGCTGGGTCTTCACTGGCACCATTTCGAGCAGCCGATCCTGCCGCCGATCATCGAAACGCCGCCGGAGCCGGAGACCGTGCTCGAACACAAGGTGCTGGTCTACCTTCCGTTCGAGGACATCCGCGAAATCGTCACGCTGCTGGAACCCTTGCGCGAATACGAATTCCACGTCTACAGCCCCGCGGTCAGCCGGGACCGGCCGGAGCACATCCATATCAAGCAACTGTCGCGCACCGGCTTCCAGCAGGATCTGCGCGATTGCAGTTCCGTGATCTGCAATGCCGGCTTCGAACTGGCGAGCGAAGCTCTGCAGATGGGCAAGAAGCTGCTGGTGAAGCCCCTGAGAGCGCAAATGGAACAGCTTTCCAATGCCTTGGGGCTGGAGCAGACGCAGCTCGGCGCGGTGATGCCGGAGCTGGACCGGGCGTCGGTGGCGCATTGGCTCAAGAACGGGCATGCGGTGCGGGTCGTCTACCCGGACGTGGCTTCCCACATCGTCGGCTGGCTGAAAGCTGGCGACAGGCACATCGACCATGCCTGGGTCCGCAGCGTATGGGACGAGGTCCGCTACGACTACGGCGCCGCCCCCCAGCGTCGGGCCAACGCGGCCTAG
- the cysQ gene encoding 3'(2'),5'-bisphosphate nucleotidase CysQ produces the protein MPMMKEPSRLLESVVALAKEAGLAILAIYGSEFSVARKSDQSPLTAADLASHDVIVAGLGRLKPKFPVLSEESAATAFEDRKNWTSFWLVDPLDGTKEFVKRNGEFTVNIALVHEHVPVLGVVHAPALGLTYFAAEGCGAFRQHDEETPQRIRARPRAARPPVVVGSRSHLNAEMETYLNRLGDCELRPMGSSLKLCLVAEGTADLYPRIGLTSEWDTAAAHCVVTEAGGAVTDLKGDPLVYNARDGVLNPYFLVYGDKSRPWLDYARGIEG, from the coding sequence ATGCCCATGATGAAGGAGCCTTCCCGCCTGCTCGAATCCGTGGTCGCGCTGGCCAAGGAAGCCGGCCTGGCCATCCTCGCGATCTACGGCTCGGAGTTCAGCGTGGCACGGAAATCGGACCAGTCGCCGCTGACGGCGGCGGACCTCGCGTCGCACGACGTGATTGTAGCCGGACTCGGCCGGCTCAAGCCTAAGTTTCCGGTGCTCTCGGAAGAGTCCGCCGCCACCGCCTTCGAAGATCGGAAAAACTGGACCTCGTTCTGGCTGGTCGATCCGCTGGATGGCACCAAGGAATTCGTGAAAAGGAACGGGGAGTTCACGGTGAACATCGCCCTGGTGCATGAACACGTCCCGGTCCTGGGCGTCGTTCATGCCCCGGCCTTGGGACTGACGTATTTCGCCGCCGAAGGTTGCGGCGCCTTTCGCCAGCACGACGAGGAAACGCCCCAGCGCATCCGGGCGCGGCCGCGGGCGGCGCGGCCCCCGGTCGTTGTCGGCAGCCGGTCGCATCTGAATGCCGAAATGGAGACGTATCTGAACCGTTTGGGCGACTGTGAGCTGCGACCGATGGGCAGCTCCCTCAAGCTTTGCCTGGTCGCGGAAGGAACCGCCGATCTGTATCCGCGGATCGGCCTGACTTCCGAGTGGGACACGGCGGCGGCGCATTGCGTCGTCACCGAGGCCGGCGGCGCCGTCACCGACCTCAAGGGCGACCCCTTGGTCTACAACGCCCGGGACGGCGTCTTGAACCCGTATTTCCTGGTCTATGGCGACAAGAGCCGTCCCTGGCTCGACTATGCGCGGGGGATCGAAGGCTAG
- the yrfG gene encoding GMP/IMP nucleotidase, protein MIPWKRIRSVFLDMDGTLLDLNFDNHFWLEFVPLRYAERNGLSPAEAKAELMPRFRAMEGRLEWYCLDYWSQALGLDIPAMKAEIAGLIAVLPHVTEFLEAVRSAGPRLVLVTNAHPKSLGLKLEKTALNVFFDAIISSHSIGLPKEDPLFWRRLHEVEPYDPEATLLVDDSLPVLRSARQWGPRHLVAVRKADSKRAAADIAEFPAIDDFRSLAPVGAAAGNPP, encoded by the coding sequence ATGATTCCCTGGAAACGCATCCGCAGCGTGTTTCTCGACATGGACGGCACGCTGCTGGATCTCAATTTCGATAACCACTTCTGGCTCGAGTTCGTGCCCCTGCGCTACGCCGAGCGCAATGGCCTGAGCCCGGCGGAAGCCAAAGCGGAGCTGATGCCACGGTTCCGGGCGATGGAAGGCCGGCTGGAGTGGTATTGCCTGGACTATTGGAGCCAGGCGCTGGGACTGGACATCCCGGCGATGAAAGCCGAAATCGCCGGATTGATCGCCGTGCTGCCCCATGTGACCGAGTTTCTCGAGGCTGTACGGTCGGCGGGGCCACGGCTGGTCCTGGTGACCAATGCCCATCCCAAGAGCCTGGGACTCAAGCTGGAGAAAACCGCCCTCAACGTGTTCTTCGACGCCATCATCAGCTCGCATTCCATCGGCCTGCCGAAAGAAGACCCGCTGTTCTGGCGGCGCCTGCACGAGGTCGAGCCCTACGATCCCGAAGCCACCCTGCTGGTCGACGACAGCCTGCCGGTGCTGCGCTCGGCACGGCAATGGGGGCCCCGGCATCTCGTGGCCGTGCGCAAGGCCGACAGCAAGCGGGCAGCGGCGGATATCGCCGAGTTTCCGGCCATAGACGATTTTCGGTCGCTCGCGCCAGTGGGGGCGGCTGCCGGAAACCCGCCCTGA
- the hslO gene encoding Hsp33 family molecular chaperone HslO: MKNSDSFQRFLFEDVGIRGELVRLDASWQAVLQRHPYPANVSRHLGQALAAVVLLSGTIKFKGALIVQIQSQGPLYTLVAQATHRQTIRGIAHWRDPVPEGSLREVFGEGRLVLTLQNDGTEPYQGVVALEGKSLASALESYFSNSEQLATRLWLFADGQRAAGLFLQVLPAQIRAEDDWTRLVTLAETITEHEMLHLPFEDVLYRLYHEEKVRVFEAEPVVFRCTCSRQRIEAMLLALGKAEVEDILEEKGRIEVDCDFCNKRYQFDRVDIGALFSDEIKSAPSSTRH, encoded by the coding sequence ATGAAAAATTCCGACAGCTTTCAGCGCTTCCTGTTCGAAGACGTCGGCATCCGTGGCGAACTGGTCCGCCTTGATGCAAGCTGGCAAGCCGTGCTTCAGCGACATCCCTATCCCGCGAACGTGAGCCGTCATTTAGGTCAGGCACTCGCCGCCGTGGTGCTGCTTTCCGGAACGATCAAGTTCAAGGGGGCATTGATCGTCCAGATCCAGAGCCAAGGCCCGCTGTACACGCTGGTTGCCCAGGCCACCCACCGGCAGACCATACGCGGCATCGCCCACTGGCGCGATCCGGTGCCCGAAGGTAGCTTGCGCGAGGTTTTCGGCGAGGGAAGACTCGTTCTCACCCTACAGAACGACGGTACGGAACCCTATCAGGGCGTCGTGGCGCTCGAAGGGAAGAGCCTGGCTTCCGCGCTGGAAAGCTATTTCTCCAACTCCGAACAATTGGCGACCCGGCTCTGGCTGTTTGCGGACGGCCAGCGTGCCGCCGGACTGTTCCTGCAGGTTCTGCCGGCGCAGATACGCGCCGAGGACGACTGGACGCGACTGGTCACACTGGCCGAGACGATCACGGAGCACGAAATGCTTCACCTGCCGTTCGAAGATGTCCTTTACCGGCTTTATCACGAAGAGAAGGTGCGAGTGTTCGAAGCCGAGCCGGTGGTGTTCCGCTGCACCTGCTCCCGCCAGCGGATCGAAGCCATGCTGCTCGCCCTCGGTAAGGCGGAGGTCGAGGACATCCTTGAGGAAAAAGGTCGCATCGAAGTCGATTGCGATTTCTGCAACAAGCGGTACCAATTCGACCGGGTCGATATCGGCGCGCTGTTCTCGGACGAAATCAAGAGCGCGCCCTCGTCTACCCGGCATTGA
- the msrA gene encoding peptide-methionine (S)-S-oxide reductase MsrA, which yields MSFKFAKSALPDPRHALPGRSTPMRVTETHFVHGHRIQPPFPVGTQAVFFGMGCFWGAERRFWTLTGVYSTAVGYAGGLTPHPTYEEVCTGRTGHAEVVLVVFEPEVVRFDALLRVFWTSHDPTQGMRQGNDLGTQYRSAIYAVTPEQLARALDSREVYQRALERAGRGAITTEIRMAPEFYYAESYHQQYLARNPDGYCGLRGTGVECPDFSD from the coding sequence ATGTCGTTCAAGTTCGCCAAATCAGCGCTGCCCGATCCCCGCCATGCCCTGCCGGGCCGCTCCACGCCCATGCGGGTGACCGAAACGCACTTCGTCCATGGCCATCGGATCCAGCCGCCTTTTCCCGTCGGTACGCAGGCCGTGTTCTTCGGGATGGGGTGTTTCTGGGGAGCGGAACGGCGGTTCTGGACGCTGACCGGTGTGTACTCGACGGCGGTAGGGTATGCCGGAGGATTGACGCCCCATCCCACCTACGAGGAGGTCTGCACCGGCAGGACGGGGCATGCCGAGGTCGTGCTGGTCGTATTCGAGCCCGAGGTAGTCCGGTTCGACGCCCTGTTGCGGGTTTTCTGGACATCCCATGATCCGACGCAGGGCATGCGCCAAGGCAACGATCTGGGGACTCAGTATCGCTCCGCGATCTATGCCGTCACGCCGGAGCAGCTCGCACGGGCTCTGGATTCGCGCGAGGTCTATCAGCGGGCGCTCGAACGGGCTGGCCGCGGCGCCATTACCACGGAAATTCGAATGGCCCCCGAATTTTATTACGCCGAAAGCTATCACCAGCAATATCTCGCAAGGAATCCGGACGGTTACTGCGGGTTGCGAGGGACGGGAGTCGAGTGTCCGGATTTTTCGGATTGA
- a CDS encoding M48 family metallopeptidase, producing MKKAAVPLLGIVMSACATSPLGRSQLMLLPESQMAMLGDQSFAAVKREMPTEPDRQANDYVLCVADAVTRDVGGSWEVVLFKQDSPNAFALPGGKIGVHTGMLRVARNQDQLATVLAHEVAHVLSRHANERLSQQVAVQQGLNAMQAMADPTSASGKTVMGLLGIGAQYGILMPYSRTQESEADLVGLDLMASAGFDPRQSIELWNNMASSGSGQPIEFLSTHPSHATRMQDLAKRMPHALDLQRQANAAGRQPQCDGLRKGGGG from the coding sequence ATGAAGAAAGCAGCCGTACCGCTCCTGGGCATTGTCATGAGCGCCTGTGCCACTTCTCCTTTGGGGCGGAGCCAGCTCATGCTGTTGCCGGAGAGCCAGATGGCGATGCTGGGCGATCAGTCTTTTGCCGCCGTGAAGCGGGAAATGCCGACAGAACCGGACCGACAGGCCAACGACTATGTGCTCTGTGTCGCCGATGCGGTGACGCGCGACGTCGGGGGAAGCTGGGAAGTCGTGCTGTTCAAGCAGGATAGTCCCAATGCCTTTGCCTTGCCCGGCGGCAAGATCGGCGTGCACACCGGCATGCTCCGGGTCGCCCGGAACCAGGATCAACTGGCGACGGTGCTGGCGCATGAGGTTGCCCACGTGCTTTCCCGTCATGCCAATGAGCGGCTGTCTCAGCAGGTCGCCGTCCAACAGGGGCTGAACGCCATGCAGGCCATGGCCGATCCCACGTCCGCGTCCGGCAAGACGGTCATGGGGCTGCTGGGGATCGGTGCGCAATACGGCATTCTGATGCCCTATAGCCGTACCCAGGAAAGCGAGGCGGATCTGGTCGGGCTGGATCTCATGGCGAGTGCCGGTTTCGACCCGCGCCAGAGCATCGAGCTGTGGAACAACATGGCAAGCTCGGGGAGCGGCCAGCCGATCGAATTTCTATCCACTCATCCTTCGCACGCCACCCGCATGCAGGACCTGGCAAAGCGGATGCCTCACGCGCTCGATTTGCAGCGACAGGCGAATGCAGCCGGCCGTCAGCCACAGTGCGACGGACTCAGGAAAGGCGGTGGTGGCTGA
- a CDS encoding ATP-binding protein: MNIPIPSDSDNTNRKNLQWLFVLRNLMIGAQAFMILFSVYGLDIPLRQAPLWGIVTIQSVFNWWTWLKLSDIEPTTQIDLFIQLMVDVFVIALILYFTGGANNPIAWFFLLPLIIAATVLSRAFTWYLVILASGCYTILIGYYQPLPALNPETLTPPVPAHAFMIDPQHAHLHAVIEEHHVQLHAFGMWFGFVFSAALVAYFVAEMAENLRERERKLAEVREQSLRNERVIALGTLAAGAAHEMGTPLGTMAILISELEQEFEAEQRDDLQSKMQILREQVKRCKNALAVMSASAGEGRAESGHVMPLPDYLDAVIEDWKQQRLPTPIGYYRNGTRPIPSIIAERSLTHALVNIINNAADVSPEGIQFEARWTAERVTLDVIDHGPGVTPELSQQLGKSPVTTKDHGLGVGLFLAFSTIERLGGVISMSARMQGGTRTRIVLPLMPSSI, from the coding sequence ATGAACATCCCGATCCCTTCGGATTCGGACAATACCAACCGCAAGAATCTTCAATGGTTGTTCGTTCTCCGCAATTTGATGATCGGCGCTCAGGCCTTCATGATCCTGTTCAGCGTCTACGGCCTCGACATTCCCTTGCGCCAAGCGCCGCTTTGGGGAATCGTGACGATCCAGTCGGTATTCAACTGGTGGACTTGGCTCAAGCTGTCCGATATCGAGCCGACCACGCAGATCGATCTGTTCATCCAGCTCATGGTCGATGTCTTCGTCATCGCCTTGATCCTCTACTTTACCGGCGGCGCCAACAACCCCATCGCCTGGTTTTTCCTGCTTCCCCTCATCATCGCCGCGACGGTGCTTTCGCGCGCCTTCACCTGGTATCTCGTCATCCTGGCTTCCGGTTGCTACACGATTCTGATCGGTTACTACCAGCCGCTCCCGGCGCTCAATCCGGAAACATTGACGCCCCCCGTCCCGGCCCATGCGTTCATGATCGACCCTCAGCACGCCCATCTGCATGCGGTCATCGAGGAGCATCATGTGCAGCTCCATGCTTTCGGCATGTGGTTCGGATTCGTGTTCAGCGCGGCCCTGGTGGCCTACTTCGTCGCCGAAATGGCGGAAAACCTTCGTGAACGGGAGCGCAAACTCGCCGAAGTCCGCGAACAGAGCCTGAGAAACGAGCGCGTCATCGCGCTGGGGACACTCGCTGCTGGCGCTGCCCACGAAATGGGGACGCCGCTGGGTACCATGGCCATCTTGATCAGTGAATTGGAGCAGGAATTCGAAGCCGAGCAGCGCGACGATCTTCAGAGCAAGATGCAGATACTGCGCGAGCAGGTCAAGCGCTGCAAGAACGCGCTGGCCGTGATGTCCGCGTCCGCGGGCGAAGGGCGGGCGGAAAGCGGCCACGTCATGCCGCTGCCAGACTACCTCGATGCCGTGATAGAAGACTGGAAGCAGCAACGCCTGCCGACGCCAATCGGCTATTACCGCAACGGGACGCGGCCGATCCCCTCGATCATCGCCGAGCGCAGCCTGACGCATGCGCTGGTCAACATCATCAACAACGCTGCGGATGTGTCCCCGGAAGGCATACAGTTCGAAGCGCGCTGGACTGCGGAACGGGTTACCCTGGACGTCATCGACCACGGCCCGGGGGTGACGCCGGAACTCAGCCAACAACTCGGCAAATCGCCGGTGACCACCAAGGATCACGGCTTGGGGGTCGGACTGTTCCTGGCCTTCTCCACCATCGAACGCCTGGGCGGCGTCATCAGCATGTCCGCCCGCATGCAGGGCGGCACGCGAACCCGCATTGTTCTCCCTTTGATGCCATCATCGATATGA
- a CDS encoding response regulator transcription factor: MSTQEEKNESPHLLLVDDDPTYCEVLRQALARRNYTVHAANDVETGLDLAARIEPEYAVVDLRIGHESGLALVKRLHELDSNTRIVVLTGFASIATAVEAIKLGATHYLTKPADTDEILAALHKDEGDTSVEIKEKPLSVKRLEWEHLQKILVEHDGNISAAARALGMHRRTLQRKLEKRPVKE, encoded by the coding sequence ATGAGCACGCAAGAAGAGAAAAACGAGAGTCCCCATCTGTTGTTGGTGGATGACGATCCCACCTATTGCGAGGTGCTGCGGCAGGCTCTTGCCCGGCGGAATTACACCGTCCATGCCGCCAATGATGTGGAAACCGGCCTCGATCTGGCCGCGCGGATCGAGCCGGAATACGCAGTGGTCGATCTACGGATCGGACACGAGTCGGGTCTGGCCCTGGTCAAGCGCCTGCACGAACTGGATTCCAACACCCGCATCGTCGTGCTGACGGGGTTTGCCAGCATCGCGACGGCGGTCGAAGCCATCAAACTGGGGGCTACCCACTATCTCACGAAGCCGGCCGATACCGACGAAATCCTGGCCGCACTCCACAAGGACGAGGGCGATACCTCCGTTGAAATCAAGGAAAAGCCGCTTTCGGTCAAGCGGCTCGAATGGGAGCATTTACAGAAGATCCTGGTCGAGCACGACGGCAATATTTCGGCGGCGGCGCGCGCGCTCGGGATGCACCGGCGCACGCTGCAGCGCAAGCTGGAAAAGCGGC